Proteins encoded in a region of the Malaciobacter mytili LMG 24559 genome:
- the fabI gene encoding enoyl-ACP reductase FabI encodes MLMKGKKGVILGVANNKSIAYGIAKACAQQGAQIAFTYLNEALQKRVEPIAAEFGSDNLVYPCDVSKPEEIKALKESLERDLGQIDFIVHSIAFAPKEGLSGRFYDISREAFDIAMDISVYSLIEVVRELKPLLSDNSSVLTLTYYGGAKYIPNYNLMGIAKAALEMTTKYLAEDLGKDGIRVNAISAGPIKTLAAAGIGDFRFMLKWNEAHSPLKKNVTIDEVGNSGMYLLSDLSSAVTGEIHYVDGGFNIMGMPAVEFVDGRPRIAWNGTDK; translated from the coding sequence ATGTTAATGAAAGGTAAAAAAGGTGTTATTTTAGGAGTTGCAAATAATAAGTCAATTGCATATGGTATTGCAAAAGCTTGTGCACAGCAAGGGGCTCAAATTGCATTTACTTACTTAAATGAAGCGTTACAAAAAAGAGTTGAACCAATAGCTGCTGAATTTGGTAGTGATAACTTAGTTTATCCTTGCGATGTTAGTAAACCAGAAGAAATAAAAGCTTTAAAAGAGTCTTTAGAAAGAGACTTAGGACAAATTGATTTTATTGTTCACTCAATTGCCTTTGCACCAAAAGAGGGATTATCTGGAAGATTTTATGATATTTCAAGAGAAGCATTTGATATTGCTATGGATATTTCTGTTTATTCATTAATTGAAGTTGTAAGGGAATTAAAACCATTATTAAGTGATAACTCTTCTGTATTAACTTTAACATATTATGGTGGAGCAAAATATATTCCAAACTATAACTTAATGGGTATTGCAAAAGCTGCATTGGAAATGACAACTAAATATTTAGCTGAAGATTTAGGAAAAGATGGAATTAGAGTAAATGCTATTAGTGCAGGTCCTATTAAAACTTTAGCTGCTGCTGGAATTGGTGATTTTAGATTTATGTTAAAATGGAATGAAGCACACTCTCCATTAAAGAAAAATGTAACAATTGATGAAGTTGGAAACTCTGGAATGTACTTATTATCTGATTTAAGTAGTGCTGTAACAGGTGAGATTCATTATGTAGATGGTGGATTTAATATTATGGGTATGCCAGCTGTTGAATTTGTAGATGGAAGACCAAGAATTGCTTGGAATGGAACTGATAAATAA
- a CDS encoding HAD-IIA family hydrolase, whose amino-acid sequence MYFIDVQGTLIDDINKEPISGAIEFINTLNEKKIPYVVITNNTKKLSSEFFSFLKNLGFNIGETNYIDPFVILKDVAKNKKVAAFGQEDFFDSLKKMGYELDYDKPQSLMVSIKKEYTNEDYSKMIECALKTDDLIGMHETSIYSKDGSRYPGVGAIMSMIKFAVNKEYKVVGKPSFNFYDEARKLIGAKNFNEITIISDDMMGDLVGAKKLGMKAILVLSGKIKDEKEVLPTLKEEEKPEFICKNMSEVLKLFTKGEL is encoded by the coding sequence ATGTATTTTATTGATGTACAAGGAACACTAATTGATGATATAAATAAAGAACCAATTAGTGGTGCAATAGAGTTTATAAATACTTTAAATGAAAAAAAAATACCATATGTAGTAATTACTAATAATACAAAAAAACTTAGTAGTGAATTTTTTAGTTTTCTTAAAAATCTAGGGTTTAATATAGGTGAAACAAACTATATAGACCCTTTTGTAATTTTAAAAGATGTGGCAAAAAATAAAAAAGTTGCAGCTTTTGGACAAGAGGATTTTTTTGACTCATTAAAAAAAATGGGATATGAATTAGATTATGATAAGCCTCAATCTTTAATGGTTTCAATAAAAAAAGAATATACAAATGAAGACTACTCTAAGATGATAGAGTGTGCTTTAAAAACAGATGATTTAATAGGTATGCATGAAACTTCAATATACTCAAAAGATGGCTCAAGGTATCCAGGTGTTGGGGCTATTATGAGTATGATTAAATTTGCTGTAAATAAAGAGTATAAGGTTGTTGGAAAACCAAGTTTTAATTTTTATGATGAGGCTAGAAAACTAATTGGTGCAAAAAACTTTAATGAAATTACTATTATAAGTGATGATATGATGGGTGATTTAGTAGGTGCTAAAAAACTTGGTATGAAAGCTATTTTAGTTTTAAGTGGAAAAATAAAAGATGAAAAAGAAGTTTTACCAACACTTAAAGAGGAAGAAAAACCTGAATTTATCTGTAAAAATATGAGTGAAGTTTTAAAACTTTTTACTAAGGGAGAATTATGA
- a CDS encoding triose-phosphate isomerase, with translation MAIIASNFKTNHTRKSTNEFIQTVNNYLVENKISSEVYVFPTSTSLDTFQTVSNFFVGAQNAYATKNGSFTGEIGTEQLDEFNIKTILIGHSERRHILGETQEEIAKKFNFYKELGYKIIYCIGEPLEVKQQGLEKTLEYIYEQFIGIDTNYENLILAYEPVWAIGTGVTATNEDIINVHGAIKEKISKPLLYGGSVKVNNVREICSLNGVDGALIGTASWIKEDFIQILKNTKDI, from the coding sequence ATGGCAATTATTGCATCAAATTTTAAAACAAACCATACTAGAAAATCTACTAATGAATTTATTCAAACTGTAAATAACTATTTAGTAGAAAATAAGATTTCAAGTGAAGTTTATGTATTTCCTACATCAACTTCACTTGATACTTTCCAAACTGTTTCAAACTTTTTTGTAGGGGCTCAAAATGCATACGCAACAAAAAATGGCTCTTTTACAGGAGAAATTGGAACAGAACAATTAGATGAATTTAATATTAAAACAATTCTAATTGGGCATAGTGAAAGAAGACATATTTTAGGTGAAACACAAGAAGAAATTGCAAAAAAATTTAATTTCTATAAAGAGTTAGGATATAAAATTATCTACTGTATAGGTGAGCCTTTAGAAGTAAAACAACAAGGTTTAGAAAAAACTTTAGAGTATATTTATGAGCAATTTATAGGAATTGATACAAATTATGAAAATCTTATTTTAGCATATGAACCAGTTTGGGCTATAGGAACAGGAGTTACTGCTACAAATGAAGATATTATTAATGTACATGGTGCAATTAAAGAAAAGATTTCTAAGCCACTTTTATATGGTGGAAGTGTAAAAGTAAATAATGTAAGAGAAATTTGTTCTTTAAATGGTGTAGATGGAGCATTAATAGGAACAGCTTCTTGGATTAAAGAAGATTTTATTCAAATTTTAAAAAATACAAAGGATATATAG
- the maf gene encoding septum formation inhibitor Maf, with the protein MIRLGSNSPTRALLLKNFGIDFIQSGGNFDEDSIITTNPKAFCYEATKGKFEELYKKYGIEELPLLVADSVVTCNNELLRKAKDLDDAKRMLQLQSANKTSVISCMIYKSKKLELIDISITTYEFDKFDLKHMQEYLDSKECMGKAGAIMVEGFCKPYIKSVKGYESTAMGLCVEKLKPYL; encoded by the coding sequence TTGATAAGACTTGGTTCAAATTCACCAACAAGAGCATTATTATTAAAAAATTTTGGAATTGATTTTATTCAAAGTGGTGGAAATTTTGATGAAGACAGTATTATTACAACTAATCCAAAAGCTTTTTGTTATGAGGCAACAAAAGGAAAATTTGAAGAACTCTATAAAAAATATGGTATAGAAGAGCTACCTTTATTGGTAGCTGATAGCGTGGTTACTTGTAATAATGAACTTTTAAGAAAAGCAAAAGATTTAGATGATGCAAAAAGAATGTTGCAACTACAAAGTGCAAATAAAACATCAGTTATCTCTTGTATGATATATAAATCAAAAAAATTAGAACTTATTGATATTTCTATTACAACATATGAATTTGATAAATTTGACCTAAAACATATGCAAGAATATTTAGACTCAAAAGAGTGTATGGGAAAAGCTGGTGCTATTATGGTCGAGGGCTTTTGTAAACCATATATAAAAAGTGTTAAAGGATACGAATCAACAGCAATGGGACTTTGTGTTGAAAAACTAAAACCATATTTATAA
- a CDS encoding tautomerase family protein → MPHLQFEINKKLLDGTKREFYKKIRDTFSEVMNTGVDHIAISIKELNRFDVSIGRAIEGDDICLMNLDIREGRSIEQRRELALRFMSIVNELFEIENRNQYITFTQHKGEDFHLIERYLATWAKGEDPLA, encoded by the coding sequence ATGCCTCATTTACAATTTGAAATAAACAAAAAACTTCTTGATGGTACAAAAAGAGAGTTCTATAAAAAAATAAGAGATACTTTTAGTGAAGTTATGAATACAGGAGTTGATCATATAGCTATAAGTATAAAAGAGCTAAATCGATTTGATGTAAGTATTGGTAGAGCCATAGAAGGTGATGATATTTGTTTAATGAATCTTGATATTAGAGAAGGAAGAAGTATTGAGCAAAGAAGAGAGCTTGCATTAAGATTTATGTCAATTGTAAATGAACTATTTGAAATTGAAAATAGAAACCAATATATTACTTTTACACAGCATAAAGGGGAGGATTTTCACCTAATTGAAAGATATTTAGCCACATGGGCAAAGGGTGAAGACCCTTTAGCTTAA
- the hisC gene encoding histidinol-phosphate transaminase has translation MQFKKVLDEVKIYEAGKPIELVVREYGVDVKDIIKLASNENPYGTSPKVTAKIQELAKNMFMYPDDSMFELKDALAKKFDMESSNIIIGSGSDQILEFAIHAKCDENSKLLMSKTTFAMYEIYGKQTGATIIKTEDDQHNLEQFRKLYKENGADIIFLCLPNNPLGECLDTKEVYKFLEEVSPETLVIVDGAYQEFAAFKDENKKIDAKDIISKFPNVIYLGTFSKAYALGGMRVGYGLANKEIIKNLYKLRPPFNITTLSLAAAIEALKDEDFVSETIKRNFEEMKRYEDYAKTRGFSYIPSYTNFITLKFDDKYISAEVAQSLLKRGIIIRDLTSYGVNAIRITIGRKEQNTRVFEVLDEVLESLN, from the coding sequence ATGCAGTTTAAAAAAGTTTTAGATGAAGTTAAAATTTATGAAGCAGGTAAGCCAATAGAGCTAGTTGTAAGAGAATATGGAGTAGATGTAAAAGATATTATAAAACTTGCATCAAATGAGAATCCTTATGGAACATCTCCTAAAGTTACTGCAAAAATTCAAGAGCTTGCAAAAAATATGTTTATGTACCCAGATGATTCAATGTTTGAGTTAAAAGATGCCTTAGCAAAAAAATTTGATATGGAAAGCTCAAATATTATAATTGGTTCAGGAAGTGATCAAATTTTAGAGTTTGCTATACATGCAAAATGTGATGAAAATTCTAAACTTCTAATGAGTAAAACAACGTTTGCAATGTATGAAATTTATGGTAAACAAACAGGTGCAACTATAATTAAAACTGAAGATGATCAACATAACTTAGAACAATTTAGAAAATTATATAAAGAAAATGGTGCAGATATTATTTTCTTATGTTTACCAAATAATCCTTTAGGTGAATGTTTAGATACAAAAGAAGTATATAAGTTTTTAGAAGAAGTTTCTCCTGAAACTTTAGTAATTGTTGATGGGGCTTATCAAGAGTTTGCTGCTTTTAAAGATGAAAATAAAAAAATAGATGCAAAAGATATTATTTCTAAGTTTCCAAATGTAATTTATTTAGGAACATTTTCTAAAGCTTATGCTTTAGGTGGAATGAGAGTAGGGTATGGTTTAGCAAATAAAGAGATTATTAAAAATCTTTATAAACTAAGACCACCTTTTAATATTACAACTTTATCTTTAGCAGCAGCTATTGAAGCACTTAAAGATGAAGATTTTGTGTCTGAGACAATTAAAAGAAATTTTGAAGAGATGAAAAGATATGAAGATTATGCAAAAACTAGAGGTTTTTCATATATTCCAAGTTATACAAACTTTATAACATTAAAATTTGATGATAAATATATTTCTGCTGAAGTAGCGCAAAGTTTACTTAAAAGAGGTATTATTATAAGGGATTTAACAAGTTATGGGGTTAATGCTATTAGAATTACTATTGGAAGAAAAGAGCAAAATACTAGAGTTTTTGAAGTCCTAGATGAAGTATTAGAAAGTTTAAATTAA
- a CDS encoding AEC family transporter — MNLFFILLGKILPLYLNIFIGYLLTKYLKVKRDLVAFLLVYILGPIVIFFATLSIEINMQMVFLPLFVFLFGSAIAFYILIRYKKHWSDASINTLAFTCGTGNTGYFGIPLAMLLLEPQVANIFIFVTLASLLYENTTGFYVTAKGNFTAIQSIKKILKLPLLYAFIMGVALNINEVKIPIEIVPYFENLKWAYGILGMMMLGMGLKGFNLEEDFDKKYIKVAYLYKFILWPFAMLLLINLDRYFFDFLNEDIYKVLFLVSIVPLAGNTVTLAILLKAKPEKASFTVLLSTLISILYIPIVLSLYGGF, encoded by the coding sequence ATGAACTTATTTTTTATACTATTAGGAAAAATTTTACCACTTTATTTAAATATATTTATAGGTTATTTACTTACTAAATATTTAAAAGTTAAAAGAGATTTAGTTGCTTTTCTACTTGTTTATATTTTAGGACCAATTGTTATTTTCTTTGCTACTTTATCAATTGAGATTAATATGCAAATGGTATTTTTACCTTTATTTGTTTTTCTTTTTGGAAGTGCGATTGCTTTTTATATTTTAATAAGGTATAAAAAACATTGGAGTGATGCTAGTATCAATACTTTAGCTTTTACTTGTGGTACAGGAAATACAGGATATTTTGGTATTCCTTTAGCTATGTTATTACTTGAACCTCAAGTTGCAAATATCTTTATTTTTGTAACTTTAGCTTCTTTATTATATGAAAATACAACAGGATTTTATGTAACTGCGAAAGGTAACTTTACAGCCATACAATCAATAAAAAAAATATTAAAACTTCCCCTTTTATACGCATTTATTATGGGAGTTGCTTTAAATATAAATGAAGTAAAAATTCCAATAGAAATAGTACCATATTTTGAAAATCTAAAATGGGCTTATGGAATTTTAGGTATGATGATGCTTGGAATGGGATTAAAAGGTTTTAATTTAGAAGAGGATTTTGATAAAAAGTATATAAAAGTTGCTTATTTATATAAATTTATTTTATGGCCTTTTGCTATGTTACTTCTAATAAATCTAGATAGATATTTTTTTGATTTTTTAAATGAAGATATTTATAAAGTTTTATTTTTAGTTTCAATTGTACCACTTGCTGGAAATACTGTGACTTTAGCAATATTACTTAAAGCAAAACCTGAAAAAGCAAGTTTTACTGTACTTTTAAGCACTTTAATCTCTATACTTTATATACCAATAGTTCTATCTTTATATGGAGGGTTTTAA
- a CDS encoding ketopantoate reductase family protein: MNFIVIGAGGVGSFYGVILKMQGHNVKFVVRGKNLEYFKNNKLKLTHPNFTFEEYIDVLDINELKQLDINNIDAVFLATKSMSTEEICKDLALWSKDREKLPYFISLQNGVENEDKMLKYLKQEYVIGGLTRLIAAHIVKQGLVDAVGEVQTILGALVPTNENKLFLNKLKEQLDKTGTTTILTDNIRLELWKKLIINNGVNAICALLEEKSGTLINNEKTSILVYNLMKEAALASNAVGVNISENDAKEMFELMKSFESIVPSMWVDKQNNRDLELEDICGVVIKNCKKQGIDAAYTRSVSTILEVLYNKSRA; encoded by the coding sequence ATGAATTTTATTGTAATTGGTGCAGGTGGAGTTGGATCCTTTTACGGAGTAATATTAAAAATGCAAGGGCATAATGTAAAATTTGTTGTAAGAGGTAAAAATTTAGAATATTTTAAAAATAACAAATTAAAACTAACTCATCCTAATTTTACTTTTGAAGAATATATTGATGTTTTAGATATAAATGAACTAAAACAACTTGATATAAATAATATTGATGCAGTGTTTTTAGCAACTAAATCTATGAGTACAGAAGAAATATGTAAAGATTTAGCTTTATGGAGTAAAGATAGGGAAAAACTTCCATATTTTATCTCTTTACAAAATGGTGTTGAAAATGAAGATAAAATGCTAAAGTATCTAAAACAAGAGTATGTTATTGGAGGACTTACAAGATTAATTGCAGCACATATTGTAAAGCAAGGTTTAGTAGATGCTGTAGGAGAGGTACAGACAATCTTAGGTGCATTAGTTCCTACAAATGAAAATAAATTATTTTTAAATAAATTAAAAGAGCAGTTAGATAAAACAGGAACGACTACTATTTTAACAGATAATATAAGATTAGAGTTATGGAAAAAACTAATTATAAATAATGGAGTTAATGCTATTTGTGCTTTACTTGAAGAAAAATCTGGAACACTAATAAATAATGAAAAAACTTCAATATTGGTTTATAATCTTATGAAAGAAGCAGCACTTGCTTCAAATGCTGTTGGAGTAAATATCTCTGAAAATGATGCAAAAGAGATGTTTGAATTAATGAAAAGTTTTGAATCTATTGTTCCTTCTATGTGGGTAGATAAACAAAATAATAGAGATTTAGAACTTGAAGATATTTGTGGAGTGGTTATAAAAAATTGTAAAAAGCAAGGAATTGATGCTGCATATACAAGAAGTGTTTCTACTATTTTAGAGGTTTTATATAATAAATCAAGGGCATAA
- the pheA gene encoding chorismate mutase: protein MSEKGLKELRNKLDNIDNELLELLNKRMDIVHEVGVLKAHSGGSIYRPEREREIIDRLELLNKGKLNRSAIEALFLEIFAISRNIELPENIAFLGPEGSFTHQAAESRFGAMSSYLPIGSISGVFREVSTQKAKFGVIPIENSSNGIVSDTINCLTKYNLKIIAEVILDIHHTLATTCDKIKDIKRIYSKDIAFEQCRRFLENVGLDEVEHIPVESTTKAAKYAVKEKNSAAICSHVGAKMYNLPILFENIEDKDNNRTRFFIVSDFENAKSGNDKTSILVKLPNRSGILVEFLTDFDKAGINLTKIKSHIVEGNSIFFIDFDGHKDDEHIKTIFEKHKESIKFLGSYVKEADDI, encoded by the coding sequence ATGAGTGAAAAAGGTTTAAAAGAGCTTAGAAATAAGCTTGATAATATTGATAATGAATTATTAGAACTTTTAAATAAAAGAATGGATATTGTCCATGAAGTTGGTGTATTAAAAGCTCATAGTGGTGGTTCTATTTATAGACCTGAAAGAGAAAGAGAAATTATTGATAGACTTGAACTTTTAAATAAAGGTAAACTAAATAGAAGTGCAATAGAAGCACTTTTCTTAGAAATATTTGCAATTTCTAGAAATATAGAATTACCTGAAAATATTGCCTTTTTAGGACCTGAAGGAAGCTTTACACATCAAGCTGCTGAGTCTAGATTTGGGGCAATGAGCTCATATCTTCCAATTGGGTCAATTTCTGGTGTTTTTAGAGAAGTTAGTACACAAAAAGCAAAGTTTGGTGTTATTCCAATAGAAAACTCATCAAATGGAATAGTAAGTGATACTATTAATTGTTTAACTAAATATAATTTAAAAATCATTGCAGAAGTAATACTTGATATTCATCATACTTTAGCAACTACTTGTGATAAAATAAAAGATATTAAAAGAATTTATTCAAAAGATATAGCCTTTGAACAATGTAGAAGATTTTTGGAAAATGTAGGTTTAGATGAGGTAGAACATATACCTGTTGAATCAACTACAAAAGCAGCTAAATACGCTGTAAAAGAGAAGAATAGTGCAGCAATTTGTTCTCATGTTGGTGCTAAAATGTATAACCTTCCAATTTTATTTGAAAATATTGAAGATAAAGATAATAATAGAACAAGATTTTTTATTGTAAGTGATTTTGAAAATGCAAAAAGTGGAAATGATAAAACTTCAATTTTAGTAAAACTTCCAAATAGAAGTGGTATTTTAGTTGAATTTCTGACAGATTTTGATAAAGCAGGAATTAACCTTACAAAGATTAAATCACATATTGTAGAGGGTAATTCTATCTTCTTTATAGATTTTGATGGACATAAAGATGATGAACATATAAAAACAATATTTGAAAAACATAAAGAGAGTATAAAATTCTTAGGTTCTTATGTAAAAGAAGCAGATGATATTTAA
- the lysA gene encoding diaminopimelate decarboxylase, with translation MSINFKELADKYQTPYYVYDFDYITDRYNELKGAFKARKSLVAYAVKANSNLSVIKHLANLGAGADCVSIGEVKRALKVGIQPYKIIFSGVGKIDSEIKQALELGILMINVESDAELNRVEAIAKELGVVARISIRVNPNIDPQTHPYISTGLHENKFGVDIDTAKRMYIQCKNSENLEPTGIHLHIGSQLTQLEPIKESVKIVADLVRNLKAIKIELNFFDVGGGLGIVYKDEKLIDTNEYAQVILEALFGLDLTIVCEPGRFLVGNSGTFITKVLYEKVNGNKRFVIVDGAMNDLIRPSLYNAYHKVEVLNDNKEFSDCNLVGPVCESGDFFAKNIQLPKTQHNDLVAVYSAGAYCFTMASNYNTRGKVAEIAIENGVDRLIRKRETFEDLISLEEEYIK, from the coding sequence ATGAGTATTAATTTTAAAGAGTTAGCAGATAAATATCAAACACCATATTATGTTTATGATTTTGATTATATTACTGATAGATATAATGAATTAAAAGGTGCCTTTAAAGCAAGAAAATCTTTAGTTGCATATGCTGTAAAAGCAAATTCAAATCTTTCTGTAATAAAACATTTAGCTAATCTTGGAGCAGGAGCTGACTGCGTTAGTATTGGTGAAGTAAAAAGAGCTTTAAAAGTAGGAATTCAACCATATAAAATCATTTTTTCAGGTGTTGGAAAAATTGATAGTGAAATTAAACAAGCTTTAGAACTTGGTATATTAATGATAAATGTTGAAAGTGATGCTGAGTTAAATAGAGTTGAAGCTATTGCTAAAGAATTAGGTGTAGTTGCTAGAATTTCTATTAGAGTAAATCCAAATATTGATCCGCAAACGCATCCATATATTTCAACAGGCTTACATGAAAATAAATTTGGAGTTGATATTGATACTGCAAAAAGAATGTATATTCAATGTAAAAACTCTGAAAATTTAGAGCCAACAGGAATACATTTACATATTGGTTCACAATTAACTCAATTAGAGCCAATTAAAGAATCAGTTAAAATAGTTGCAGATTTAGTAAGAAATTTAAAAGCTATTAAAATTGAACTAAATTTCTTTGATGTTGGTGGAGGTTTAGGAATTGTATATAAAGATGAAAAACTTATAGATACAAATGAATATGCACAAGTTATTTTAGAAGCTTTATTTGGTTTAGACTTAACAATTGTATGTGAACCTGGAAGATTTTTAGTGGGTAACTCTGGTACTTTTATTACTAAAGTATTATATGAAAAAGTAAATGGAAATAAAAGATTTGTTATTGTTGATGGAGCTATGAATGATTTAATTAGACCATCATTATATAATGCTTACCATAAAGTTGAAGTTTTAAATGATAATAAAGAGTTTAGTGATTGTAATTTAGTAGGTCCTGTTTGTGAAAGTGGAGATTTCTTTGCAAAAAACATTCAACTACCAAAAACACAACATAATGATTTAGTTGCAGTTTATAGTGCAGGGGCATATTGCTTTACAATGGCAAGTAACTATAATACAAGAGGAAAAGTTGCAGAAATTGCTATTGAAAATGGGGTTGATAGATTAATTAGAAAAAGAGAAACATTTGAAGATCTTATTTCATTAGAAGAGGAATATATAAAATAA
- the dxs gene encoding 1-deoxy-D-xylulose-5-phosphate synthase, with amino-acid sequence MNIKSRNLGQLEELCSDIRERIIDVVSRNGGHFSSTLGAVELTVAMHKVFDVQKDPFIFDVSHQCYPHKLLTGRWEEFETIRQFRGLSGFTKPKESSADYFVAGHSSTSISLAVGAAKAIKLKKEKRIPVVMIGDGSMTAGMVYEALNELGDIKLPVVIILNDNEMSIAKPIGSISKYLSKILAGKFYQSFREKIDRNIIQKLPEGATYIAKKIEESMKLITPGIIFEEMGIDYIGPIDGHNLEEIIETLEIAKAMNKPVIVHARTVKGKGYSIAEGQHEHWHGVGPFNKDNGEFIKKVSAKSATAVFADALVNLATKYDNVVGVTAAMPSGTGIDKLMKEFPTRFWDVAIAEQHAVTSMAAMAKEGFKPYITIYSTFLQRGYDQIIHDVCLMSLPVVFAIDRAGIVGNDGETHQGAFDISYLRFLPNMVLFAPRDEETLNLAIEYSYTLDKPCAIRYPRGAFTPLSFKATAFEFGKAELLKEGTSNKLFIGYGAGVSRACETQELHKEDIAILDLRFVKPLDKELLKQLSKKYNDWYIFSDSQKQGGVGSAILEFLNEEKININLTSFEYEDHFIEHGDTKVVEESLGLLPSLLVNKIN; translated from the coding sequence ATGAATATTAAGAGTAGAAATTTAGGCCAATTAGAAGAACTTTGCAGTGATATTAGAGAAAGAATAATAGATGTAGTTTCTAGAAATGGTGGACATTTTAGTTCAACATTAGGTGCAGTTGAATTAACTGTTGCTATGCATAAAGTTTTTGATGTACAAAAAGATCCATTTATTTTTGATGTATCACATCAATGTTATCCACATAAACTATTAACTGGAAGATGGGAAGAGTTTGAAACTATTAGACAGTTTAGAGGATTAAGTGGATTTACTAAGCCTAAAGAGAGCAGTGCTGATTACTTTGTAGCAGGACATAGCTCTACTTCTATCTCTTTAGCAGTTGGGGCAGCAAAAGCAATAAAATTAAAAAAAGAGAAAAGAATACCTGTTGTTATGATAGGTGATGGTTCTATGACAGCAGGAATGGTTTATGAAGCTTTAAATGAATTAGGAGATATTAAACTTCCTGTTGTAATTATTTTAAATGATAATGAAATGAGTATTGCAAAACCAATTGGTTCTATTTCTAAATATTTAAGTAAAATTTTAGCTGGAAAATTCTATCAAAGTTTTAGAGAAAAAATTGATAGAAATATTATTCAAAAACTTCCTGAGGGAGCTACTTATATAGCTAAAAAAATAGAAGAAAGTATGAAGCTTATCACTCCTGGTATTATTTTTGAAGAGATGGGAATAGATTATATAGGTCCAATAGATGGACATAATCTTGAAGAAATTATAGAAACTTTAGAGATTGCAAAAGCTATGAATAAGCCTGTAATTGTCCATGCAAGAACAGTAAAAGGAAAAGGCTACTCAATTGCAGAGGGTCAGCATGAACATTGGCATGGAGTAGGTCCTTTTAATAAAGATAATGGTGAATTTATAAAAAAAGTAAGTGCAAAATCAGCAACAGCTGTATTTGCAGATGCTTTAGTAAATCTAGCAACAAAATATGATAATGTTGTAGGTGTAACTGCTGCAATGCCAAGTGGAACAGGTATAGATAAACTAATGAAAGAATTCCCAACTAGATTTTGGGATGTGGCAATTGCTGAACAACATGCAGTAACTTCAATGGCTGCAATGGCAAAAGAAGGCTTTAAACCCTATATAACAATATATTCTACTTTTTTACAAAGGGGATATGACCAAATTATTCATGATGTTTGTTTAATGTCTTTACCTGTTGTTTTTGCAATAGATAGAGCAGGAATTGTTGGTAATGATGGGGAAACGCATCAAGGTGCTTTTGATATTTCATATTTAAGATTTTTACCAAATATGGTACTATTTGCACCAAGAGATGAAGAGACATTAAATTTAGCAATAGAATACTCATATACTTTAGATAAACCATGTGCAATAAGGTATCCAAGGGGTGCTTTTACACCATTAAGCTTTAAAGCTACAGCTTTTGAATTTGGTAAAGCAGAACTTTTAAAAGAAGGAACTTCAAATAAACTATTTATAGGTTATGGTGCTGGAGTTTCAAGAGCCTGTGAAACACAAGAACTTCATAAAGAAGATATAGCAATACTTGATTTAAGATTTGTAAAGCCACTTGATAAAGAGTTATTAAAACAATTATCTAAAAAATATAATGATTGGTATATCTTTAGTGATTCTCAAAAGCAAGGTGGAGTAGGTAGTGCTATTTTAGAGTTTTTAAATGAAGAAAAAATTAATATTAATTTAACTTCATTTGAATATGAAGACCATTTTATTGAACATGGAGATACTAAAGTAGTGGAAGAGAGTTTAGGGCTTCTTCCTTCTTTATTAGTAAATAAAATTAATTAA